The genomic region GGTTACGTTCAGCGCCGGAATATGACGCCGGGCGACAGGCTCTGCAGCCTGTCGCCCGGTGGCCGGCCCGCAAGGGCCGACCTCAGCACGTCAAGGGGAGCGTCGAAGTCTCAGCGCTCGTCGTTGGTGGCCGAGGCCGTCGTGGTGGCGAGACGACCGCTCTCGTCCTGTATTTCCACGGCGATCTTCTTGAGCTCCGGCTCGAACTTCCGCCCGTGGTGGGCGCAGAACAGCAGCTCTCCGCCACTGGCCAGTACGACGCGCAGGTATGCCTGGGCGCCGCAGCGGTCGCAGCGGTCAGCCGCGGTGAGCGGGCTCGCAGGTGTCAGAACAGTAGTCACGT from Kitasatospora azatica KCTC 9699 harbors:
- a CDS encoding DUF7455 domain-containing protein; its protein translation is MTTVLTPASPLTAADRCDRCGAQAYLRVVLASGGELLFCAHHGRKFEPELKKIAVEIQDESGRLATTTASATNDER